Proteins from one Ramlibacter sp. PS4R-6 genomic window:
- a CDS encoding 4'-phosphopantetheinyl transferase family protein, producing the protein MHAPEVHLACARPTEFAHRDIEAIERLLSEEEREAMRRLRFEADRRAFAVVHALLRALVANDCEVDAAEIELRHDTRGMPFIARHPDLHVSLSRTRTAVACAVTRTAPIGVDVECIESRPIDAGLLGAFVIAPQPVTTKAFFFHWTALEAFWKACGTGLVDANPRILCMPRNASRFDVHLERSNGLCAGRGAVVHAYDDCALAVVLRAPADPDFVLKRTNCGSASDINQLSRAHAAHERFFAA; encoded by the coding sequence ATGCACGCGCCTGAAGTCCACCTGGCCTGCGCGCGCCCCACGGAGTTCGCGCATCGCGACATCGAGGCCATCGAGCGCCTGCTGTCCGAGGAGGAACGCGAAGCGATGCGCCGCCTGCGCTTCGAAGCGGACCGCCGCGCCTTCGCCGTCGTGCACGCCTTGCTGCGCGCGCTGGTCGCGAACGACTGCGAGGTCGACGCGGCGGAGATCGAGCTGCGCCACGACACGCGCGGCATGCCTTTCATCGCGCGCCACCCCGACCTGCACGTGAGCCTGTCGCGCACGCGCACCGCCGTGGCGTGCGCCGTGACGCGCACCGCGCCCATCGGCGTGGACGTGGAATGCATCGAATCGCGGCCGATCGACGCCGGGCTGCTGGGCGCCTTCGTGATCGCGCCGCAGCCGGTGACGACCAAGGCCTTCTTCTTCCACTGGACCGCGCTGGAGGCCTTCTGGAAGGCCTGCGGCACGGGCCTCGTCGACGCGAACCCGCGCATCCTGTGCATGCCGCGCAACGCGAGCCGCTTCGACGTGCACCTGGAGCGCAGCAACGGGCTGTGCGCCGGCCGCGGCGCGGTGGTGCATGCGTACGACGACTGCGCGCTGGCCGTGGTGCTGCGCGCGCCGGCCGACCCCGACTTCGTGCTGAAACGCACGAACTGTGGCTCGGCCAGTGACATCAACCAACTGAGCAGGGCGCACGCGGCCCACGAACGATTCTTCGCTGCCTAA
- a CDS encoding glycoside hydrolase family 5 protein, with protein sequence MHKYIALLLFLAAGAAQAAQSCAAVSPETCAVAKSLGRGINMGNMLDAPREGDWGMKWDPAYADLVAGPFKTVRVPVRWSNHAAKTADATIDEEFAKRVDQVIDAFLAKGMYVIVDVHHYTQLSGDKQHPNEFEVDPAVLEQRLVNLWKQIAARYKDKPPKLLFELLNEPHGRLNGEPWNQLAAQVLSVVRATNPTRTVLIGPGEWNAIPELPKLRVPRDRNVIVAIHNYDPFPFTHQGMEWMPQFPMGPTCCSPKDRAQISNALDMAIRWNQQSGYPVHLGEFGTYEKVDLKMRAEYARIVRDEAEKRGIGWTYWNFGSDFGAFSTKTNSWIEPIRRALLE encoded by the coding sequence ATGCACAAGTACATCGCCCTGCTCCTGTTCCTCGCCGCCGGCGCCGCGCAAGCCGCGCAATCGTGCGCGGCCGTCAGCCCCGAAACCTGCGCCGTCGCCAAGTCGCTGGGCCGCGGCATCAACATGGGGAACATGCTCGACGCGCCCCGCGAAGGCGACTGGGGCATGAAGTGGGACCCCGCGTATGCCGACCTCGTCGCGGGCCCCTTCAAGACGGTGCGCGTGCCGGTGCGCTGGAGCAACCACGCCGCCAAGACGGCCGACGCCACCATCGACGAGGAATTCGCCAAACGCGTCGACCAGGTGATCGACGCGTTCCTCGCCAAGGGGATGTACGTCATCGTCGACGTGCACCACTACACGCAGCTGTCGGGCGACAAGCAGCACCCCAACGAGTTCGAGGTCGACCCCGCGGTGCTGGAGCAGCGCCTGGTGAACCTGTGGAAGCAGATCGCCGCGCGCTACAAGGACAAGCCGCCGAAGCTGCTCTTCGAGCTGCTGAACGAGCCGCACGGGCGCCTGAACGGCGAGCCCTGGAACCAGCTGGCCGCGCAAGTGCTGTCAGTCGTGCGCGCCACGAACCCCACCCGCACGGTGCTGATCGGCCCCGGCGAATGGAACGCCATCCCCGAGCTGCCGAAGCTGCGGGTGCCGCGCGACCGCAACGTCATCGTCGCGATCCACAACTACGACCCCTTCCCCTTCACGCACCAGGGCATGGAGTGGATGCCGCAGTTCCCCATGGGCCCCACCTGCTGCAGCCCGAAGGACCGCGCGCAGATCTCGAACGCGCTGGACATGGCGATCCGCTGGAACCAGCAAAGCGGCTACCCGGTGCACCTGGGCGAGTTCGGCACCTACGAGAAGGTCGACCTGAAGATGCGCGCCGAGTACGCGCGCATCGTGCGCGACGAGGCCGAGAAGCGCGGCATCGGCTGGACCTACTGGAATTTCGGTTCGGACTTCGGCGCTTTCTCGACGAAGACCAACAGCTGGATCGAGCCGATCCGCCGCGCGTTGCTCGAATGA